In a single window of the Alteriqipengyuania lutimaris genome:
- a CDS encoding APC family permease has product MTEKRSADGQLGLAAVWAIAVGGMVGGGIFSTLGVVIANAGHWATLSFVLGGMVAYATGHSLAALTVDKDEAGGVYSFLRDLGFTRLARGSAWVLLAGYVLTCAVYAYTFGAYLGHASGGLSWLPPAMAAAAILIMTGLNLRGAGQAAGVEIAIVVIKLTILAGLAAMGLAQFEVEKLSIAQQPGLIGIVIGAASVFMAYEGFELIAYDYDEMKDRKRVMRRIMPLAIGSAALIYVLVALAVPMLTGTQAVIEDGEVALSQAGQAALGTPGLIAVTIAAAFSTASAINATLFSSARLAREVAQDGGLPDVLVGKNAHGSPQWAVLALAALALALAVMGGLDGLVSGASVVFLLVFGTLNALALKENVGRRWITLPGALLAFGALMVLVLHMFGVI; this is encoded by the coding sequence ATGACCGAGAAAAGGTCCGCCGACGGGCAGCTGGGGCTGGCTGCCGTCTGGGCGATCGCGGTCGGTGGAATGGTCGGTGGGGGCATTTTTTCCACGCTGGGCGTCGTCATCGCCAATGCCGGACACTGGGCCACGCTCAGCTTCGTGCTGGGCGGAATGGTCGCCTATGCCACGGGGCACAGCCTCGCAGCGCTGACGGTCGACAAGGATGAGGCGGGCGGCGTTTACAGCTTCCTCCGCGATCTGGGATTTACCCGCCTCGCACGCGGCTCCGCATGGGTGCTGCTGGCGGGATACGTGCTGACTTGCGCGGTCTATGCCTATACGTTCGGCGCCTATCTGGGCCACGCGTCGGGCGGCCTCTCATGGCTCCCGCCAGCGATGGCGGCGGCGGCGATACTGATCATGACCGGACTGAACCTGCGCGGGGCCGGGCAGGCGGCCGGGGTCGAGATTGCCATCGTGGTGATCAAGCTGACCATTCTTGCCGGGCTTGCAGCGATGGGCCTTGCGCAGTTCGAGGTGGAGAAGCTCTCGATTGCGCAGCAACCGGGGCTGATCGGCATCGTGATCGGCGCGGCATCGGTGTTCATGGCCTACGAAGGGTTCGAGCTGATCGCTTACGACTATGACGAGATGAAGGACCGCAAGCGGGTGATGCGGCGGATCATGCCGCTCGCGATTGGCAGCGCCGCGCTGATTTACGTACTTGTCGCTCTCGCGGTGCCGATGCTCACCGGCACGCAGGCCGTGATCGAGGATGGCGAGGTCGCCCTGTCGCAGGCCGGGCAGGCGGCGCTGGGCACGCCGGGCCTGATCGCGGTGACCATCGCCGCCGCTTTCTCCACCGCGAGCGCGATCAACGCGACGCTGTTCAGTTCCGCGCGGCTGGCGCGCGAAGTGGCGCAGGATGGCGGCCTGCCCGATGTGCTGGTGGGGAAGAACGCGCATGGCTCGCCGCAATGGGCGGTGCTCGCGCTGGCCGCGCTGGCGCTGGCGCTTGCGGTGATGGGCGGGCTGGATGGACTGGTCAGCGGAGCGAGCGTGGTCTTCCTTCTGGTGTTCGGCACGCTCAACGCGCTGGCGTTGAAAGAGAACGTCGGCCGTCGCTGGATCACGCTGCCCGGCGCGCTGCTCGCCTTTGGAGCGCTGATGGTGCTGGTGCTGCACATGTTCGGCGTGATTTGA